A segment of the Manis javanica isolate MJ-LG chromosome 10, MJ_LKY, whole genome shotgun sequence genome:
CCAATATTGCCCTGGAGTCTGATGGGGACAGGTTTCTGAGCAGGGCCTCTTGAGAATGGGGGTCCTGCTGCTCTGAAGGTGGGAATCTGCTGCTTGAAAATCAGTGTGCTCCAATCCCATCTCTGATTCTCACGAGCTTGTGTGGCTTTGGTTAAGGGCGTTTTAATCATACTCTGCCACCCTCTTGAAAATAGGAATAGTAGCCATACACACTTTCCCCTGCGTTAGTGGTGAAGCTCTGCCTGGAGCACAGTGAGGGCGTCCAGTGCTCTTGGCAATTTTTATTTGCTGCTGACGACCTAGTGCTTCAGGGGCTGGTAAGGTTGTAAATCGGCATGACCTTTTTGAAAGCAGTTTGGAAGTGCAAATCATGATTCCTTCATCACCCACATACATTATCTTCTGCCCTGGGAATCTCTCCTGAGGAAATGGAAACATAGACTTATGTACAAAGATGTTCACTGCAGCGTTTTTTGTTTAATAGAATATTGAAGCATTCAGGAAAATGCACATAATATGCTAAGCCAAGAGGATATGGGATCATATGTGCAattgaatttttttataaaatatttgaatttttgtaaaaaattgaatatatttgtaaaatatatatgcagaaaGAAAAGCATAGGGCTCTGTGCTGGGGTCCTCCTGGGCATTCAATCCTAGCCCCCTCCCTCATCCAAGCCAGCACTTACCTCTGGgcaatatatgtgtatatatgtgtatctatGCAGATATGTATATAGTAACCTCTGGTCAAATTACGTATaatttttccagagaaaaatttataaattatacatagAGGAACAGCtggtatacatatgtgtatatacttacatatatgtatacatagtgtgtgtatataatatgaGGATGTACATACACATTTTCTGAAAGAATATTCTAAATTGAGGGTAGTAAAGGGAATATAGCACATTTCTTCATTCAGAACAaggccctttcctgttttttgcaCTGGGCTGGGAGGCCTCACAACTCTGTAGTCTGCAGAGATGGGTTTTTGCATATCTGGCTTGACTTGCTAAATTAAGAACCAGCCAAGCGCTTTCTCTACTCAGCGCTGCTCTGCCTCGCTCTGGGTGCTGTTTCTGTGTGTCTTCCTTTCCCTGAGTTCTAGCTGGTTTCTTCCCCAGtaaccccctcctcctctcttgtTGTGTGAGCCTCTTGAGGGCCCCCAattgtgtgtgtctggctgagacCCAGAGCCCCCAGCAATGGCTGGCACCAGGGCCAGCTGTTTGCTGGCAGTTTCATGGGGGGCGTGCTGGGCAGAAGCATTGTTTCTAAGCAACACATGGATGCGACAGGCCTTGCTCCCCATTTGAAAGGAAAACTCTGATTTGTAAAGTGACTTTGTCACTGGGGACAGACGTCCCCAGCCCATCTATCCGTCCCTGAGTCCCCATACACCCTCCCCGCCTGCTCTCTTTGTTGCCCACATCTCCCTATTTATAGCTTTGGGGGTTGGCACTGTGCCCACCCCTCCCGTGTGCTGGGAAGCTTCTGGGTCTGCATGCTGTGGGGCTGCCTTCCTCCCCCCGCATTCCTGCAGCTCCCAGCTGGCCTGGCCACGTAGATTAGGGCTTTGTCCCCAGGCACATGGGGCCCCTTCCAGGATGGCTTGGAGCCAGGATCAGGAGGTGATGGTGGCCCCAGGTGATGGGGTACTCCTGGTGATCAGAGAGGTCAGGAGCAGCTAGTTTTCTTTCTGGAGGGGCCTCTCTGGCTCTACAGGGGCTCAGCACAAAGGTGTGGTGGTCACCCTTTGAGTTCCACTCCCTCTGAGGGCTGGGGAGTCTGAGTTGGGGAATGGACACTAGGGCTGCTGTCCTCACTGGCCTGCATGCCCCTTGGGGGTTCAAGTGGCTCTGGGGCCTTTCAGGGGTCCATGGAAGTAGGTGTCCCTGCTGCCGGGAGGGTGCTTCCCCATGCCTGGGGCTGGATTAAGGACTCACCCAGCCTGCCAGAGGCGAAAACAGCATCCTTCTGCCACTGGCCCCCTCAACAACATTCATCCCCCACCAAGCTCTTGGCCTCACCTGAGAGAACAGGCCGTGTCACTCAGCTACGtgttccccctccccaccctctgcaggGCACCGGGCCTGGAGGCTTCCGTTCCACCACCCCTCACTGTTGCTAAGGCCCCACGCCAGCCAGAGCCAGGCCTCGTGGGCCCTCAGCCTAGTGTCCGTCTTTAGGGAGCCCTTGGCAGCCGCTCTGATCAGCCCTCAGGAAAGTTCTGGAAGCAATCGTGGCTATCCCCTGGGTGGCTCATGGGCCACAGCAGGGGCTTCCCAGAGTGACCAGGCCCGCCATGCTGCAGTGCCGGCCAGCCCAGGAGTTCAGCTTCGGCCCCCGGGCCCTGAAGGATGCGCTAGTGTccagctgccctgccctgcagcaGCTCTATGTGGTCACCTTCTCCCCGGCTGAGAGGCTCTTCCTGGCTGAGGCCTACAACCCACAGAGGACCCTCTTCTGCACACTGCTCATCCACACAGCCTTCGACTGGCTCCTCAGCTGCCCAGAGGCCCCTGAGGACTTTGAGAGCTTCCACGCCTCCCTGTTGCCTAGGAAGCAAAGCCCAACTCGGAAACATGTCTACCTGCAGCCTATAGGTACCTGGTTGGGGGCGGGGACCCTACAGGGCTGCAAGTGGGTATGAGCTGGGGGTGGCATCAGAGCCCACGGCCCCCATGGAGGACCAGAGCCTACAGCCAGCACTAGGTGAAGTGAGGGGGGATGGTGCTGGGGGCTTGGGGTGGGGACGGGGCTCAGGCCCTCTACCCACCCTGCCCCCAACACTGTTCAGAAAGCCCCAGGCTGCAGGACCCTCGTGGCTGTGTCACCGCCTAGTCCACACAGGACACCCCAGTCCTACCTGTTGAAGCCAGtgctgtgccaggaactgttctgGGTGCTTCATAAGCCTCCACGGGGCACTGGGCTTAGGGTCAGGCCgctttgcaggtgaggaaagggaggcagggagagtcaCTTGGTCTGCCCAAGGTGCAGAACTGGCCACTAGTAGAGGTGATTTGACACCAAGCCTCAGGCTGGGAGACTGGCTGGGCACAGTCTCCCACAGCTTGGGAGCCCCCACATAGCCACTGTCCTCCAGAGCTTATTGGCCCAGACTGGGGACACAGGCATGAGGGCTCTGTGTGGACCCAGGATAGCAATGGCCTGGCTGGGTTCTCCATGGGGCCAGGTGCTGCAGCTGAGGGTTGCTGTACCTCCCTGAAGGCCAAGGGCAGGTGGCCCCAGGCTGGCAGAGAGGGCACACAGGGCAGATGTGGCACTGGGCTTTGGGGCAGAGGAAGAGGCCTGAGTTGACAGTCGGTGtgtcctgcccctcccctcaggGCAGCGTCTCAGCAGCCAGCCAGAGGAGGCTGCACTTGGGGGGCCTTGTCCCAGATCCCACTGGGGACCAGAGCCTGCAGGTGCCCCTCGTTCTCCATAACCCACCCTGGCCAATCTGCCATCTTCACCTGCAGAATCTGCCCCCAAAGAGCTCCAAACCCGTCTGCATGGCTCCCTGTACCCCCCATCAGCTCAGAGCAGCACATCCCAAACTAATGTGCAGATGCTTGGTTATCTTAAACGCAGGTTCTGGTTCCAAGGCAGCCTGGGGGTCTACATTGCTAGCCAGCTCCGGGGCTGGCCCAGGGGCTCTGCCCACCTTGGTCCCTATCCCTCTAAACTTTGAGCTGGTTGTACTCCCCGTTGGCTTTTTGCAGCATTACGCCAGCAGGCTGTTTCTGGCTCCTCGCTCCTGCGGTCCACTGCGCCCTGCCCACGCCTGGCCAGCCTTGGGGTCTGAGGGCACTGGATGACCTCCCGTGTCCCCggctccccacctcccaggccAGTCGTCCCGGAGTTGTGACTCCTGCTCTTTCCTCTGGGCATCGACCATTCGTATGTTTCCCTCCCTTTTTTGCCCCTTTAAAAAGCTGCTTCACGTCCCTCCCGTGCCTGGCATTCCACTCCATGAAGGTGGGTCTGTGTTGGCCTCACGGTACTGGCAGGAAACCCTGGGTCTCGGGTGTGGGCAGGCAGGGCCCCGAGAAGCTGGCAGGGCCCTGCAGGGCTGACATGCCACTCCACCCCCAGACCTGAGCGAGGGGCCGGCAGGCGTCCTGCTGGACCACCTTCGGAGCTGCGCAGAGGCCTTCTTTCTGGGCCTGCAGGTCAGGTGCCTGCCCTCGGTGGCCGCTGCATCCATTCACTGCTCCTCGCGTCCCAGTCCGCactcggagaggctccagctccACACAGGTGAGTGTGTGGCCGGCCACAGGTCAGCGTGCAGGTGCAGGCGCTGCACTCTGCCCAGGCCTCTCCAGGAGACGGGAGGAAGGAGCTGACGGGATAGTTCATCGTTGGTGGGAAAATTGCATTCTTTCTTCAAATACCAGCCCTGTTCCTCCCATTCGGGACTCCGATTGGATGCACGTTAATCCCTCTCACTCTCCGTTCACTTCCTCGCATCTCATTCACACTTTATTCTCAGCCTCATTTCCCGATTCTCTAACTGCACCTCACGTGCTGTTAAACCCACGTTGAGCCACGTGGCTCACCTGCTGTTCCTGCAAATTTTGTGTCAGTAAACTTGCCTCTTGGtgggacttattttttttttgttagctgGACATGTTATTGGAAACATTAGTTTAACTCTTAGAAGAATTTATGGCTGGGGATGATGTAGTTTTCCTCCAGAGAGGATGTTATTTTCCCTCTGCCAGGCCCCTGAGGTGCTGCATCTGAGACACAGACATGAGGCTCCCCTGGGCTGCCTGCTGCCCCAGGGATTTGGGGTGGGGCAGCCAGAGGGGGCGTCAGGGGCACCCCCTTGCCCTCTCCCATCTCAGAAACCGCTCAGCCTTTCTCTTTGGGCTGCAATCCTCATCCTGTTTCTCATTTCTCACTAGCTCTCTGATTTTTTGTCATGTTTATTGAGCATAATTACATAGAATACAATTCTTCCTGCTGGGTGTTGGCGCACACACGCAGTGCACTGCATGGTCACGGTCTCTGTGGCCACCTGTGAGCAGTCTGCCTTGCCCGCTGACTTCCCCAGTGCCCCTGTAGCCAATTCCTCACCCACTGCCCAGGTTTTCAGGAGCTGTTCTTTGCATTTCACTTGGCTTCTGGTTATCTTTAAGTGGGGGCTGGTCCCCATTCCTAGTGGTCCATCACAGGGACCATCTGGCTGGGGTGGGTGTCATCCTGATGGTTCCTTTCTATGTCCCAGGCTTCAGGTTTGGTCACTTGGACCCCTCCTGATTGCTGGGTGCAGCCTTCCCACCTCCCCGAGCAGGGCCCAGGGAGCAATGGCCTCCCTTGGCTATTGCCCAAGTGCAGAGCCTAGGACCCCTGCCTTTCAGAGGGCAAAGCCCCAGCCTCCGCACCTCTCCTCCATTCCCCTATGCCATGTGTGGTGCCAGTGGACCTGGTGTAGCTCCCACCTGACATGTGCTTGAGACTTGGGAGCAGCCAGTGTCTGTTCGTGTCCCAGCTGCCCAGGGGCTGTGGTGCTTGGAGACCCCAGCACTGAGGTGCATGCGGTGCAGACGACCTTTCTGCACTCCTCGCCCCCACTGCCCAGCCATCCACTGCTGCCCCACGCCTCAGGGGCTGCATGGTGTCCTGGGAAAGAGGTGGGCTCACGAAGCTTCAATGAGCAGCAGAGCCTAGGATACAGGGGTCAGATTTACTTGGTCTAGTTCACTGTGTGAGTCTCCGAGGGCTGCCCTGATAAAGTGCCCCAAACTGGGAGCTTAAAACCTCACAAGTGTGTTCTCTCTCGGGCTGGGAGGCTGGATGCCTGGGTCACGGTGTGGGCGTGGCCCTGCTCTCTGAAGGCCCtccctgggggagggggaggctcctccctgcctctcccggCTCCTGGCAGCAGCGGCAATCCCGGGGTCCCCGAGCTGGTGgctccctctctcccacctcGCCTCCGCTGTCACACTGTTTCTCTTGTCTGCATATAGGGTAGGCCCACCctagtgacctcatcttaacttgattacacctgtaaagaccttatttccaaataaggtcacatttcaGGCACTGGGGATTAGAACTTGAGCCCATCTTTCTGGGGACACAGTTTGACCTATGACCGTCATCATCACTGACACCTTAAGAGCTGAAATCCCTCAGCCTCTGCTGCATGGTCACCCCCTGCTCCCCAGGTCATACCCTGGGCCTGAGCTGCCCGGGACAGGAGTCATGGGCCATGTGTGGCTGttgaatacataaaatgtggcTGGTCAGAAGCGAGGCGTGCAGTGAGTGTAAATGCTCACTGGAATTGGAGGCTTGGGGTGGAAAACAATGTAAACCATCTTGGTTTTTACTTGATtctatgtgaaaatattttggatatattaggGTAAATGAAGTATGTTAAAATCAATTTGATCTGTTTTACTTTAACatgagtaaaatttaaaatttagttccATATCCAGCTCACTGTGTTTCCGGGGCCAGCGCTACACTAGGCCTGTCATCAGTAGCAGCAAACAGtgtgctccccaccccctggGGCTGAAGCAGCTCCCCGAAGCCCCTCCTCCCAGATGCCCAGCCCCACGTCCCTTCCTGGGCCAACCGCCTTCCCCTGTCCCTGATCCACCGCAGTCCCCACTTCCTGCCTTCACCCCCCTTCCTGCCCACACCTGGGCAAATCCATCTCCTGTCTGAGTGTGACCAGGAAAACAGACCTCCTGAGTGGTCTTCTCGTAGATGCGTGACTAGGAGCCGGGTCCTCACCTTTTCTGCTGAGGAAATTATCAAGGGGGAACTGCCCCCTCCCTGCACTGCGCTTCCTGGCTTAGGGGCTgaccagccagcccctccctgccccgccTCTGCCTGCACCCAGACCCGCTCTGGCTCCTCCCCACTCTCTGCACACAGAGCTTTTCCCCCACTGGACCCCTCTGCCCTGCGTTCCCCTCCAGCCACCACCTGGTTCTCTGCTCCTGCCTATGTAAAGCCCCTTGGAAATGTGTGTTGTGTCCCCTTCCCGGCCTCCACTCTTGCTCTGGTCACGGGGCCCTCCCCTGGTCTTCGCGGGCAgctccctggccccttcccatGTCTGCCTGCAGGATGTGGTCGTGTCTgggctgtgtccccagcactctCTGTCCACGCCGGGCGGCAGCATTGTTCCCGTAGCTGCTGTGACAAGTCAGTGCAAGTGTTGGTGACATTCATTTCCCACAGCTCTGGAGCAGAAGTGTCCCTGGGCTAAAATCAGAGTGAGCAGAGCTGCTCCTTCTGGGGCTCGCAGGGCCGCAGCGCCTTAGGCCGCACTGCCCCTCCTGCCTCGAAGGCCCCTGGCGACTACACTGGGTCCAGCCAGAAAATCCAGAACCACTTCCCAGGTTCTGCGAAGCCCCTTCTGCCAGAGGCATCCCTGCATGTCCTGGGGACCAGGTTGCCACATCCTTGGGGCCAGCCGTCAGCTGCCCACGTGTCTCTGCCGTGAGTTTGGTGGCATGTGGTCCTGAGCATGTGTCGTTGGACCGTGGCCTTTTTGGTGCCTTTCTGGCATCTTGGACTACTGGGTCCAAACCAGCTGTCCAGACCATGCTGGACATGGGACCCCGCCCCTTCCTGCCCCGCAGCCCAGCTGTTGACCTGGGAGGTGGAGGCCCTGCCATGCTCTGCGTAGGTTGGCTGCCTTGAGTTCCCCTCCTCAGACTCGCGGTTCCTTGAGGCATGCCGTGAGCTGTGCCCCTCTTTGGGAAGGGCTGGGCCTAGACAGAACAGGGGTGAGAGCgcctccccactgcccctcaCTCTCTCCGCAGATGGCATCCTGGCTTTCCTGAAGAGCAGCAAGCCGGGCGACGCCCTGTGTGTGCTGGGCCTCACGCTGTCCGACCTGTACCCCTGCGAGGCCTGGAGCTTCACCTTCGGCAAGTTCCTCCCAGGCCACGGTGAGCCAGAGCCCCTGGCATTGCCTCAGCCTGGGCTCGGTTTGCGGGGAGGCACCCAGGGCACAGGAGCACAAGTGGGtcactctcctcctctccctccagggAGGATGAGGCACAAATGTGCAAACAGCTGCTTGGGAGCCCCTGGTCTAGCTCCTTTGGGGCAGGGGGCCATCCCCAGGCCACCTCATATGGACACACTGGCAGGCCTTTGGGACCTGCATCCTGAGGACGGGGCCTCCTGAGGGAGCCTGCTGCCTGAGCCcccatctctctgcctctccccagaAGTGGGTATCTGCAGCTTTGCCCGGTTCTCAGGGGAATTCTTGCAGCTGGGGCCCTGTGCCTCTGATCCGGCCCTGGCAGAGGTGGCGGCAGATGGTCCCGAGACCCCCCTGCAGGACCGAGAGACCCTGCACGTCAGTGTCCTGGGGATGCTACAGTGTTgcaaggtgggggcagggctgggtggaCTGTGGGCGGGTGTCCGGGCCATGGGTGCCACACAGGTGGTGGGAGGagatgggatgggggtgggggctctgGTGGGTTCTGGGAAGATGCTCAGGATGTGGGTCAGACAGGACACAAGTAGACAGTGCTGAACCCTGTGTCCAGCTGGCTACACTGTCCAGTCCTCACAACGAGGACAGCCCATCACTCTAGGGAGTACAGAAACCAGGGTACAGAGATGCCAATCCCTTTGCCCGAGGTCGCACAGCTGTGGAGTGGCAGGGTTGGGGTATGCACCCGTGTCTGACACCCAAGCTCCCCCTGGGCTTCCTCCAGAGCTGGTCCCCCAGTTCCCCTTTCCCCCTGTGCCCAGTACAGCCCCAGTGCTGGGGCACCAGAGACATCAGTGGCCagagcagggtggggctggggccacTCGCTGGCACACTGGCCTGCCCCAGGGCACTCAGGCTCCTGGTGGGGCTGCCCAGGTGTCCAGGGTCTGGCGGAGTGGTAGGGCTCGAGGGCATGGTGGGCCTTCTCCCTCAGGTCACGTGCCACGAGCTCTGCCACCTCCTCGGCCTGGGGCACTGCCGCTGGCTCCGCTGCGTCATGCAGGGGGCACTCAGCCTGGACGAGGTCCTGCGGCGGCCCCTGGACCTCTGTCCCGTCTGCCTGCGGAAGCTGCAGCATGTCCTGGGCTTCAAGCTTGTGGACAGGTACAAGGTGAGTTGTGTCCTGGGCGGccgcccccaggccccaggaggacCACGGCCTCAGCGGGAGAGCAGGTCTTTGAGGCCCCGCTGGTCGGCCTGCCACACTCAGCGGCGGGGCTGCTACCACTCGGCTGCACTGGGGTGGGGGGCCGAGGGGCAGGCCAATTCCTCAGGAACAGTACAGAGGGAGCGCTTACAGGGCTCTGATCAGGTGCTGGACACGCCGGGCGCTGTCTCCACCTACTCAGCCAAGGGGCCTTCCCCGCACCCCGGCAGCTGGCGTGGTGGCCCCAACAAGGCTTTCACTCTGGGGGGAGGGCGGGGAAAGGCAGCAGGGCAGAACCAGACTAAACAAGGCTCTGGAAGGGCAGCGCCATCCGTGCTCAGGAGGCCGGCGGGCGATGCCGCCCTCTGCTGTCAGCACGAGGCACTGCCGGGAGTGGTGCCCAGGCTGGCGGGGCCGGGAAATGGGCCGGTCGGCTGTCCTGCAGGGAAGAAGCCTTATCCTTTGGGGAGATTTGTTTGCAAACTCAGACACTTTGCTGAGTTTCAAGTTCGAAAGCAGGTAgtggttatttttcctttaaactcACATTTGGATGAAAACATcaacttaaaaaaagttttcattcGAATAAAGGCATAGTGCCTATCTAGCttaattttaaaaccaaatgttgtaagctgaaagctttacacGAACCTCACTGTGTTTGGGGTTTGGGGaggcccctctctcctcctcttggAGGCAGGGCACCTGGCCACAAGGAGCTTTGTTTCTGGTGAACGGCCCAGGAGATAGACCTGTGGGGAGGGGTTCTCGACATCTCTGGGGTGGGTGAGGACTCGCATCTCTCATGGGTTCCCAGGGGTGCTGCCCATGGGGGCCCCACCCTGAGGCTCCTTGAACTAGAAGGCTGGGCATTTCTAGTTCATGGAGCTGCCTCCCGCAGGCCTCTTTTCTGAGTGACTCCAAGGTAAGCAATGCCAAGGAGCATGGTGGAATCAGCCTGTGGGTTTggagagggaggccaggctgCCCCAGGCCTAGCACCTCAGCTGCAGAGGGCTGGCGATGGTCCTCAGAGCATGGTCATCGGCCCCCAGGGGCACCTATGGAGCCGGGCTGCTCCCACAGTGCAGGGCCGAGAGCTGCCAGCTCTCACCCTCAGGGTGCAGGGAGGGAGGCCGGGTGTCTGCAGAGCTCCAGGATTCTCCTGTCATGGCCTTGATGCTTTACCCCCACCTGCCCActctgagcagggagggggcCTTTCCCAGGTTCCCAACCTGGTGAAGGGCCGAGTcgggggggagggagaagctcCCAGTGTGCTTCCTGAAATGGCAGCCCCATTCTCCCCAGCGAGCCTCTGTGACGTGGAGAGGCTGAGGAGGACAGGAGGGGAGCTGCCCCCCGGCAGGCCACGGGTGCTGGGACAGCCCCTGAGGATTTGCTGGTAGGGAACAGCTGACTGAGGCCGGGCCGGTAAAGGTCTCTGTTGTCTTTGCACCCACCAGCGGCATACTGGTAAATGCCATCAAGGCATTTGATTTGCAGTATCTGCCGATGTCCATGGTGTAAATGGTCTCAGCAAAgccaatgttttgttttttttaaattgagggcACATATACTAAAACACACAAAACTTAGTGTACAGCTTAATGAATCTTGACATGTATGTACACTCATGTAACCGTTTCCCAGATCAAGTTTcctccccttcacttatttcatccaTCCCTGTATCCATCTGGCAACCATCAGCCTGTTCTCTGTGTTCAtgagtctgttttgttctttaaattctacatataagtgaaatcatatggtatttgtctttctctgacttgacTTAGcttaatgccctct
Coding sequences within it:
- the AMZ1 gene encoding archaemetzincin-1 isoform X1, translating into MLQCRPAQEFSFGPRALKDALVSSCPALQQLYVVTFSPAERLFLAEAYNPQRTLFCTLLIHTAFDWLLSCPEAPEDFESFHASLLPRKQSPTRKHVYLQPIDLSEGPAGVLLDHLRSCAEAFFLGLQVRCLPSVAAASIHCSSRPSPHSERLQLHTDGILAFLKSSKPGDALCVLGLTLSDLYPCEAWSFTFGKFLPGHEVGICSFARFSGEFLQLGPCASDPALAEVAADGPETPLQDRETLHVSVLGMLQCCKVTCHELCHLLGLGHCRWLRCVMQGALSLDEVLRRPLDLCPVCLRKLQHVLGFKLVDRYKRLYAWTQAVAGMRPGQEAGEPSVSDDTLPGSADSGLSCESDSEPGSSPSEPLTPDTWSHSFSLGPEPEDGLSSLEAAWEGPPALGTPVEAIKEHGQWLAMCIQALERDVSEEELAQVDRAVDALARWEMFTGQLPATRWDPPCSQDGVGLRRVLGDTFSSLRRKLNVRRPAKVGSSPSHWRMAEN
- the AMZ1 gene encoding archaemetzincin-1 isoform X3; this encodes MLQCRPAQEFSFGPRALKDALVSSCPALQQLYVVTFSPAERLFLAEAYNPQRTLFCTLLIHTAFDWLLSCPEAPEDFESFHASLLPRKQSPTRKHVYLQPIDLSEGPAGVLLDHLRSCAEAFFLGLQVRCLPSVAAASIHCSSRPSPHSERLQLHTDGILAFLKSSKPGDALCVLGLTLSDLYPCEAWSFTFGKFLPGHEVGICSFARFSGEFLQLGPCASDPALAEVAADGPETPLQDRETLHVSVLGMLQCCKGALSLDEVLRRPLDLCPVCLRKLQHVLGFKLVDRYKRLYAWTQAVAGMRPGQEAGEPSVSDDTLPGSADSGLSCESDSEPGSSPSEPLTPDTWSHSFSLGPEPEDGLSSLEAAWEGPPALGTPVEAIKEHGQWLAMCIQALERDVSEEELAQVDRAVDALARWEMFTGQLPATRWDPPCSQDGVGLRRVLGDTFSSLRRKLNVRRPAKVGSSPSHWRMAEN
- the AMZ1 gene encoding archaemetzincin-1 isoform X2, with product MLQCRPAQEFSFGPRALKDALVSSCPALQQLYVVTFSPAERLFLAEAYNPQRTLFCTLLIHTAFDWLLSCPEAPEDFESFHASLLPRKQSPTRKHVYLQPIDLSEGPAGVLLDHLRSCAEAFFLGLQVRCLPSVAAASIHCSSRPSPHSERLQLHTDGILAFLKSSKPGDALCVLGLTLSDLYPCEAWSFTFEVGICSFARFSGEFLQLGPCASDPALAEVAADGPETPLQDRETLHVSVLGMLQCCKVTCHELCHLLGLGHCRWLRCVMQGALSLDEVLRRPLDLCPVCLRKLQHVLGFKLVDRYKRLYAWTQAVAGMRPGQEAGEPSVSDDTLPGSADSGLSCESDSEPGSSPSEPLTPDTWSHSFSLGPEPEDGLSSLEAAWEGPPALGTPVEAIKEHGQWLAMCIQALERDVSEEELAQVDRAVDALARWEMFTGQLPATRWDPPCSQDGVGLRRVLGDTFSSLRRKLNVRRPAKVGSSPSHWRMAEN
- the AMZ1 gene encoding archaemetzincin-1 isoform X4 yields the protein MFPSLFCPFKKLLHVPPVPGIPLHEDLSEGPAGVLLDHLRSCAEAFFLGLQVRCLPSVAAASIHCSSRPSPHSERLQLHTDGILAFLKSSKPGDALCVLGLTLSDLYPCEAWSFTFGKFLPGHEVGICSFARFSGEFLQLGPCASDPALAEVAADGPETPLQDRETLHVSVLGMLQCCKVTCHELCHLLGLGHCRWLRCVMQGALSLDEVLRRPLDLCPVCLRKLQHVLGFKLVDRYKRLYAWTQAVAGMRPGQEAGEPSVSDDTLPGSADSGLSCESDSEPGSSPSEPLTPDTWSHSFSLGPEPEDGLSSLEAAWEGPPALGTPVEAIKEHGQWLAMCIQALERDVSEEELAQVDRAVDALARWEMFTGQLPATRWDPPCSQDGVGLRRVLGDTFSSLRRKLNVRRPAKVGSSPSHWRMAEN